A single genomic interval of Deinococcus ruber harbors:
- a CDS encoding phage virion morphogenesis protein — MSSLRQLRRQLAALTDPRTLHDLHNLAGRDIAGLVQAGFVGEHDPNGDPWLRSKAAKREGRKTLRDTGALQDGIRWKADSRAVVIFTTGKANRYAAVHQYGSRGRAQPRRSNGRFRSRKSTAKLKRSVSLTYLSGLPKRQFLPEGEIPLPYERKLSDTFRAYFKERFG; from the coding sequence GTGAGTAGCCTGCGCCAGTTGCGGCGGCAGCTCGCCGCCTTGACCGACCCGAGAACGCTCCACGACCTGCACAACCTGGCCGGGCGGGACATCGCTGGGTTGGTGCAGGCCGGGTTTGTCGGGGAGCACGATCCGAACGGCGATCCCTGGCTACGCAGCAAGGCTGCCAAGCGGGAAGGGCGCAAGACCCTGCGTGATACTGGGGCGCTTCAGGACGGCATTCGCTGGAAGGCCGACAGTCGCGCCGTGGTGATCTTCACGACGGGCAAGGCCAACCGGTACGCGGCGGTTCACCAGTACGGCAGCCGGGGCCGCGCCCAGCCGCGCCGCAGCAACGGGCGCTTCCGCAGTCGCAAGAGCACCGCGAAGCTCAAGCGCAGCGTGAGTCTGACCTACCTGTCCGGCCTGCCGAAGCGGCAGTTCTTACCGGAAGGCGAGATCCCGCTGCCGTATGAGCGCAAGCTGTCTGACACCTTCCGCGCCTACTTCAAAGAGCGGTTCGGCTGA